From a single Vibrio sp. BS-M-Sm-2 genomic region:
- a CDS encoding FAD-binding and (Fe-S)-binding domain-containing protein: METNTSHERVIDAQAYQQLEAILAQKIETERIVTQEAKRLAYGTDASFYRLVPKMVLRLKNLDEVIFTIQSCRELGIHFTFRAAGTSLSGQAVSDSVLITLTDDWRGHEIVDNGNQIILQPGVIGADANKYLAPFQRKIGPDPASINTCKIGGIAANNASGMCCGTAQNSYRTVESMKIVLSDGSLLDTADNASVEAFKQSHKALFEGIVDLHRQTSSNQELADRIRHKYRLKNTTGYALNALVDYHDPIEIIKHLMIGSEGTLGFIAEITYNTVIEHPNKASALLVFSDIEQASKAVTTLSKTPVAAVELMDGRALRSVADKPGMPAFMPSLDLEAAAILVESHASSHQDLDLQCKSILDALTEYTIVESVPFTSDPKTVATLWGIRKGMFPAVGAVREVGTTVIIEDVAFPVENLANGIRELQELFDKYDYSEAIIFGHALEGNLHFVFTQGFDSQTEIDRYGGFMDDVAELVAVKYQGSLKAEHGTGRNMAPYVELEWGKDGYALMQQIKALFDPERLLNPGVIINDNPNSHITNLKPMPAADELVDRCIECGFCEPVCPSRTLTLSPRQRIVLYRELQRRRAAGEEIEASELEKTFEYQGIDTCAATGLCAERCPVGINTGDLIKKLRIAKYEKFTPIAKWTADHFSTTTKLTKAGLKTNQVASKVLGANTVGKLTNGLRSMTKGATPVWMPEMPQSNSHTLTSSSMTAENSSNHKKVVYLPSCASRTMGQQSDAGDQRPLTEVTMSLLNKAGFEVILPKKLDDQCCGMPYDSKGMTDLAQSKAQQLEEVLWQASRQGEYPVLMDTSPCAKRSIEQFTKPLEVLEPTGFVNQYLLEHLTLEPLQETVMLHVTCSSRRMGLEGAMLSLAKACTEEVIVPEHIQCCGWAGDKGFTTPELNEAAVHPLKEQVPSNCTRGFSNSRTCEIGLSHHSGIPYQSILYLVDEVAQ; encoded by the coding sequence ATGGAGACAAACACATCCCATGAGCGAGTAATAGACGCACAAGCTTATCAGCAGCTTGAAGCGATACTGGCTCAAAAAATAGAAACGGAACGCATTGTCACGCAAGAGGCAAAGCGCTTGGCTTACGGCACCGATGCGAGTTTTTATCGCTTGGTGCCGAAAATGGTTCTAAGGCTCAAGAACTTAGACGAAGTCATATTCACCATTCAAAGCTGTCGTGAACTCGGTATTCATTTTACCTTTCGCGCTGCGGGCACTAGCCTTTCTGGCCAAGCCGTTTCAGACTCGGTACTCATCACACTGACAGACGACTGGCGCGGCCACGAAATCGTAGACAACGGTAATCAGATCATCCTGCAACCCGGTGTGATTGGTGCCGATGCCAACAAATACCTTGCCCCTTTCCAACGTAAAATCGGCCCAGATCCAGCTTCAATCAATACTTGTAAAATCGGTGGTATAGCGGCGAATAACGCTAGTGGCATGTGTTGTGGTACTGCGCAAAACTCTTATCGCACCGTCGAGAGCATGAAAATCGTATTGAGTGATGGTTCCCTACTTGATACAGCGGATAACGCCAGCGTTGAGGCATTCAAGCAATCACACAAAGCGCTGTTTGAAGGCATTGTTGATTTACACAGACAGACTAGCTCGAATCAAGAACTCGCAGACAGAATCCGCCATAAGTACCGCCTCAAAAATACCACTGGCTACGCGCTTAATGCATTGGTCGATTACCACGACCCAATTGAAATCATCAAACACCTGATGATTGGCTCAGAAGGCACGCTAGGCTTCATCGCAGAGATTACCTACAACACGGTTATCGAACACCCAAACAAAGCTTCGGCTCTGTTGGTGTTTTCCGACATCGAACAAGCAAGCAAAGCCGTTACCACGCTATCCAAAACACCGGTTGCTGCGGTTGAATTGATGGATGGCAGAGCACTACGTTCAGTGGCTGATAAACCGGGTATGCCTGCATTTATGCCAAGCTTGGACTTGGAAGCCGCGGCTATTTTGGTTGAATCACACGCCAGCTCCCACCAGGACTTAGATTTACAATGTAAATCAATTTTGGACGCATTAACTGAGTATACGATTGTTGAATCGGTGCCTTTCACTTCCGATCCAAAGACAGTCGCAACCCTATGGGGCATTCGAAAAGGCATGTTCCCTGCCGTTGGCGCCGTACGTGAAGTCGGTACGACCGTTATTATTGAAGACGTGGCGTTCCCTGTCGAAAACCTTGCTAATGGTATTCGAGAGCTGCAAGAGTTGTTCGATAAGTACGACTACAGCGAAGCGATCATTTTTGGTCACGCCCTCGAAGGCAATCTGCACTTTGTATTTACTCAAGGCTTCGACAGCCAAACAGAAATCGATCGCTACGGCGGTTTCATGGATGACGTTGCCGAATTGGTTGCAGTGAAATACCAAGGTTCATTGAAAGCGGAACATGGTACAGGTCGTAACATGGCGCCTTATGTGGAGTTGGAATGGGGCAAAGATGGCTACGCCTTGATGCAACAGATCAAAGCGCTGTTTGATCCAGAAAGACTGCTCAACCCCGGCGTTATTATTAACGACAATCCGAATTCACACATAACAAATCTGAAGCCAATGCCTGCTGCCGATGAGCTTGTCGACCGCTGCATTGAGTGTGGATTTTGTGAGCCTGTTTGTCCGTCTCGTACGCTGACTCTATCACCACGCCAACGCATTGTTCTCTACCGAGAACTGCAACGCCGCCGCGCTGCAGGTGAAGAAATAGAAGCAAGCGAACTAGAGAAAACCTTCGAATACCAAGGCATCGATACCTGCGCTGCAACTGGCCTGTGTGCCGAGCGTTGCCCTGTGGGAATCAACACCGGCGACTTGATCAAGAAGCTTCGTATTGCCAAGTACGAGAAATTTACGCCAATCGCAAAGTGGACAGCGGATCATTTCTCGACCACCACTAAGCTGACCAAGGCTGGCCTCAAAACCAACCAAGTGGCGAGCAAAGTACTAGGCGCTAACACGGTCGGCAAGCTCACCAATGGCTTGCGCTCGATGACCAAAGGCGCGACACCCGTTTGGATGCCAGAAATGCCACAGTCCAACAGTCATACACTGACCTCTTCATCTATGACGGCAGAAAACTCAAGCAATCATAAGAAGGTGGTTTACCTGCCTTCATGTGCAAGTCGAACCATGGGACAGCAAAGCGATGCGGGCGATCAGCGTCCTCTGACTGAAGTGACCATGTCTTTACTCAACAAGGCTGGATTTGAGGTTATTCTTCCGAAGAAGCTAGATGACCAATGTTGTGGTATGCCTTACGACAGTAAAGGCATGACCGACTTAGCTCAATCGAAGGCTCAGCAGTTGGAAGAAGTGCTATGGCAAGCCAGTCGTCAGGGTGAATACCCAGTTTTGATGGACACCAGCCCGTGTGCCAAACGCAGTATTGAGCAATTCACCAAGCCATTAGAGGTGCTAGAGCCTACAGGGTTTGTGAACCAGTACTTGCTTGAACACCTGACACTTGAGCCACTGCAAGAAACCGTGATGCTGCATGTAACTTGTAGTTCTCGTCGAATGGGCTTAGAAGGCGCGATGTTGAGCCTTGCTAAAGCCTGTACCGAAGAGGTTATCGTCCCTGAGCATATTCAATGTTGTGGTTGGGCGGGTGATAAAGGCTTTACTACGCCAGAGCTGAATGAGGCTGCGGTACACCCACTCAAAGAACAAGTGCCGAGCAACTGTACTCGCGGATTCAGCAACAGCCGAACCTGTGAAATCGGTTTATCGCACCACAGTGGCATTCCGTATCAATCAATCTTGTACTTGGTAGACGAAGTGGCGCAGTAG
- a CDS encoding GyrI-like domain-containing protein: protein MSRQHISRINDVLFHIHQDISQPLSAKALSEIAAYSEQHFHRTFKSVVGESLHQYIRRTRMEYAANQLMFDTSSSVVEIAHKCGFSSVSSFSRAFKATFNMSPGEWRKHDLQIAEKPYLKDPEVAAGYLNVSQRELPEPKIVEVSDRMAAYVRHTGYNRSIRNAWLILKAWANSEQRDFSSQFGLHHSNPAWVEMDQCRYVACIAIDEPIKYRSVVNQMVIPGGLHAVFRLNGRYGELLPQISMVLEKWLPASGFKQRSTPAYVHYHRNHFLNSDEVFELDFYLPVSFY, encoded by the coding sequence ATGTCACGACAACATATATCCCGAATCAATGATGTTTTGTTCCATATTCACCAAGACATCAGTCAGCCTTTGTCTGCAAAAGCGCTCTCTGAGATTGCTGCGTATTCAGAGCAACACTTTCATCGCACGTTCAAAAGTGTGGTTGGGGAGTCGCTACATCAGTACATTCGACGCACTCGAATGGAGTATGCGGCCAATCAATTAATGTTCGATACCAGCTCGTCTGTGGTTGAGATCGCCCATAAATGCGGCTTTAGCTCTGTGTCTTCGTTTAGCCGAGCATTTAAAGCGACTTTTAATATGTCGCCCGGAGAATGGCGGAAGCATGATTTACAGATTGCAGAAAAACCTTACCTGAAAGATCCCGAAGTGGCGGCGGGTTATTTGAATGTGTCGCAGCGGGAGTTGCCGGAACCTAAAATTGTTGAAGTATCAGACCGAATGGCAGCTTATGTTCGACATACTGGTTATAACCGCTCTATTCGCAACGCATGGCTGATATTGAAAGCGTGGGCGAACTCGGAACAGCGTGACTTTTCGAGCCAATTTGGTTTGCATCACTCTAACCCTGCTTGGGTTGAAATGGATCAGTGTCGCTATGTAGCGTGTATCGCGATTGATGAGCCGATTAAGTATCGCAGTGTGGTGAACCAAATGGTGATTCCAGGCGGTTTGCATGCGGTGTTTCGACTTAATGGTCGTTATGGTGAGCTGCTACCACAGATCAGTATGGTATTGGAAAAATGGTTACCGGCTTCTGGTTTCAAACAGCGTTCGACTCCTGCGTATGTGCATTATCATCGGAACCATTTTCTTAATAGTGATGAAGTGTTTGAGCTTGATTTCTACCTCCCTGTGAGTTTTTATTAG